The genomic segment ATAAGCCGTGCCCGTATTGCCGTCGTCCCCCGGCGCGCTCCACGTCAGCTTGAACGTGCGCGCGGTCGCTGCGCTTGCCGCTACGTTTGCGATCGCCGACGGCGGCGTCGTTTCGTTCGGAACGAATTCGTCTGCGCCCACATCCGGCGCGCTGCCGTAAGGACGGGTCTGGCCATCCATATCGGTAGGCACCTCGGGCAGCGCAACGCCGATATCGCGAGCGCCCGCGCCGAAGAACGGATGGAGGTGATAATCCCCTTGCGCCGGATTGGCAAGCCAGGTTCCGTTCGCGCCGATCAGGTTGTCGCTCTGGACCGCTGTCGCGCTGTTGCGCAGCTTGACTGCGACGCTGAGCAGATTGTTGCGAATCTCGCCGCTCGTCTCGGCAAAGCGCGGCTCGATCGAACCTACGCTGCCGGGCGTATTCAAAATCGTGTTGTTGTACACCTTGAACCCGGTCGCTTTGTTCAGATAGACGCCCGTGTCCAGCGTGCCGTAGACCACGTTGTTGCGAATGATGCCGCCGCGATGCTCGTACGTGGTGTCCTGGTTGCGGAAAAACGCCGGACCCGAGCCCCCGCCGCCGAACGAAATGGCGATAAAGCTGTTCGTGAGCACGTTGTTCTCGATAATCGTGTCGAGGGAGTTCGCTTTGGCGAAGACGGCATAGGCGACGCCGCCGCTCCACCCTTGGGCGTTCTCGAACTTGTTGCCGCGAACGACCCAGCTTTTGCCGGCGATAATATCGATGCCTTCGACGACGCTCTGGATGCCGTTGGTGGTATAACCGATCAAAGAGTTCTCGATCAAGCCGTAATCGGTGTAGCCGTTGATCCCGTTCACGTCAAAGGTCGTCTTGAAGCCGCCTTCTCCGTTGTCCCACGTCTTCAGATTGTCGGCATGGAAATAGTTCGAGCCGTCGTTAATCTGAATGGCGTGGTAGTAGCTATCCTGAATGGTCATGTTCTTGATGGTGGCGTAATCCGAATTGTTGACCTTGATGTTGATGTCCATGGAAGAGTTGGACATGCCCGGCCCTTTAATGATCGTATCGCCTCTGTTCGACGTAGCGCCCTGGATCGTGATGTTGTTTTTGCCGGTGATCTGGATGGTCGTCGTCTGATTATACGTGCCGGCCGCCAGCGTAATGACGCGGCCTCCCGCAGGCGCGTTGTTGATTGCCGTCTGCAGCGCGCTCAGCGAGTTGACCGTCACCGCGTCCGCCGTCGGCGTGGCGATCGTAGCGCTCACCACGTTGGACAATCCCGACAAGTTGCCGACCGAGTCCTTGGTCCTCACGGCAAAATAATAGGTCGTCCCCGCGGTCAGCTCCTTCACCTTCATGGCCATAGCCGAACCGGAAGCCTTTTGCGGCATTTTGTCTTCCACCAGCGATGCCGAAGACCAATTCGCGGCCGTGATCGGGGAGGTGGAGTAGCGCACTTCGAAGCCCGCTGCGGTCCCGATCGTGCCGTCATCGCCCGGCGCCGTCCAGCTCAGCTTCGCGGAATGAATGATCGCCTGCGACACCTGAAGGTCGGCAATGGCCGCAGGCGCCTCCGTATCGGCAGCGAGCGTCGTGCTGCTGACGACGTTCGACAGCGGCGAGTCGTTGATGACGTCCTTCGACTTCATCGCGAAATAATAAGTCGTGGAGGGGTTCAGCCCGCCGACCGTAAACGATTGGGCCGTTCCGGCCGTCAGCGGAGCAGGCGCTCCGGTCACGACGGTCGCGCTTGCCCAGTTCGCCGCCGTAATGGGCGAAGTCGACCGGCGGAACTCATAGGCGCTCGCCTTGCCGACGTTGCCGTTGTCGCCCGGCGCCGTCCAGCCGAGATCTACGGTTTTCCAGGTCGTCCTCGTGACCGCGAGGTTCGCGACGGCCGCCGGCGGCACATTGTCCTGCGGGTCCGCGTACACCTCGATCTCGACCGGCGTGTCGACCAAGTTGACCGTGCCGTTGACCCGGACGTGGCCGTTCGCCCAGTAGCGGACATAACGCGCGCTGACCGTGTCCGCCAGCAAGATGTCCTTGCCGCTGCCGTCGCCCGGCTCGACGTACTCCGCATCGGTGCCGGCGCCAAGCCCGGCGCTGTTGTCGCCGTCGTTATTGAAGACGGTGGTCACGCCGCTGGCGAAGGTCGGATCGTTCGAGAGCTGCACGATCAGATCCTTGCCGGTCCGGTACGTCCCGGCGGCGCCCCAGTCGTTGCGGATGTTGACCCGGGCGACGTCGTACGCCTGACCCAGATCGACTTGCGCATACTTGGGGCCGTCCGATACGCCATAGAGCACGTATTTGTCCGTCGTCTTAACGCCGTCCGTCAGCGCGGAGAGCGGCTGACCGCTTGTCGAGGCGGCGTTCGTCGATACGGTCTTGCCGATTGCCACATTCACGACCGGCTTAATCGCGATGTTGGCAACGGACGACAGATTGGATACTTGCCCGCCGGATCCGATCGTTTTCATCGCGAAATACACGGTCGCCCCGGACGGCAGGCCCTTCACCGTCAGCGTCTGCGCGGACGACGCCGCGGCCGGAGCCGGCTCGCCTAGAACGCGTTTCACGGCCAGCCCGTCGTCCCAGTTGGCGCTCGTAATCGGGGAAGTCGAATAGCGAATGTCATAGCCGGTCACCGCCGACGGTCCCGGGCTGGTCCAGCCGAGCGTCGCGCTGTTCACGGTAGCGTTGCTTGCGGTTAAATTGACATTGATCGGGAGAGATGCGTTTGTTGCGGGGATTGCGGCGTAGACTTCAAGTTCGACCGGCGTATTGACCTTCTGAATCGAAGCGTCGGCCGAACGTATATGGCCGTTCGCCCATGAGCGGACGTAGCGGGCGGAGACCGGCGTACCGAGCGCGATCGTTTTGCCGCTGCCGTCCGTCGGTTCCAGATAAGCGGCGTCGGTCCCGGCTCCTTGACCTGCCGTATTGTCCGAATCGTTGTTGAAAATGGTGGATACGCCGCTGGCGAACGTAGGGTCGTTCGACAGTTGAACGATGATATCCCGCCCGGTTCTGGTTGCCGTCGGGTTGTAATCGTTCAGCACGTTCACCTTCGTGACGGGGAACGACTCGCCCAGATCCAGCTGCACCCACTTGGGTCCGGCCGAGGCGTCGATCATCGCGTAATTGCTCGTCGTGCGGTCGCCGTCGACAAGCAGCTTCAAAGACGCGGCATTGGACACGACGCCGTTGGTCGACACGGTCGCCTGGCCGAGCGCGACGTTCGTTTCCGTCGGATCCGCGTACACCTTGGAGTCTGACGGGTAAAGGAACGAAGCGGACAATAAGCTGGCGACGAGTAGCGACGCGCCTGATTTTTTAACTATCGTAAGCATTCTTACACTCCCTCCGTTGAATGGTCATTCCACTGCTACAGAGCGTGTTCGACTTATATCGTGCTTACATCGTGCTTGCCTCTCGTTATCTCTACCGCCTTTCTACTGGTTAATGGGCTGCCGGAAGCGCCCTCTGAACGCCTTCCCTCCTCTCCGTTATGTAAGCGCTTCTCTTTAAGCCTGCCATAGTCCCGAGCGAATCGCCATTAGGGTAAATTGTCTTATACTTGGTCAATTTCATCTTGCTCCCCTTCTGCCGCCATTCGGGCGTAAACGGCCTTTTTCGCGGTCGTTTCCATGCGCCGAAACGACAAATAAGCCTGCCTCATCGCCGAGACAGGCCAAGCCGTTTTACGCTTATCTGAACGTCCGGACGAGCAGCCTTATCAAATCGTCGTCCTCGAGCGTCAGACGCCTGCCCCCTTGACGGCGGACGCCGTCCGCTTCGAAGGCGTGCGCGTCGGCCAGACTCGTGCTCGTATAATCGATCCGCATCTCGTAAGGTCCAGGTAATGCGTAGGGCTTGCACGCGCTTCTGCGGCTTACGGCCTCCTTGACGGACTCGCCGATCTCGGCCAGGACGCGCCGAGGCGCCTTGAGCAGGCCCGAATGCCGGCCCGTCGCCTGTTTGGTCTCGTACGTGACTACCGCATCCAGCTGCCGATGCGCCTCCGCGCAGGCTTTGTCGTCGCCGGAGACGAACACGACCGGGACGCCGCAGCGGCCGAACAGCAGCGCGTCGATCCCGATCTCGCCGATCGGCGCGCCGTTAAG from the Cohnella hashimotonis genome contains:
- a CDS encoding M55 family metallopeptidase — encoded protein: MKFYVSVDMEGIAGIALKEQIYRGEMFYEESRRLLTDEVNAVVEALAQAGATEVFVKDAHASGFNLLCGSLHPAATLAVGPLPLSNRFPGLDGTFDGALLIGYHAMAGTESALLEHTFSSADISELALNGAPIGEIGIDALLFGRCGVPVVFVSGDDKACAEAHRQLDAVVTYETKQATGRHSGLLKAPRRVLAEIGESVKEAVSRRSACKPYALPGPYEMRIDYTSTSLADAHAFEADGVRRQGGRRLTLEDDDLIRLLVRTFR